In one window of Syntrophorhabdaceae bacterium DNA:
- a CDS encoding endonuclease Q family protein, with translation MRFIADLHIHSHYSIATSPDMAPETLWRWAQLKGVTVIGTGDAAHPGWFKEMSRKLDHAGNGLFVLREEFEDNTIPRSCASEVFFLISTEISCIYSKNGRTRKVHCIVLFNDMESALRLQGRLSRIGNISSDGRPILGLDAKRLLAMVIDECPGGLFIPAHVWTPHFSVLGAASGFNSLEECFEELTPHIHAVETGLSSDPPMNWRVSALDGLTLISNSDAHSPQKIGREANIFDADLSFDAIARAIRTREGFEGTIEFFPEEGKYHYDGHRPCKTRMAPKEALEAGYRCPACGKKVTLGVLNRVEALADRRPGFTPAGAKLFHSFISLKEIIAHTLKAGVRTKKVDKPYFDLLEKLGNELAILMNATFNEIAGAGHPAIARAIERVRAGSVEIEPGYDGEYGKITIAEA, from the coding sequence ATGCGATTCATTGCCGACCTTCATATTCATTCCCACTATTCCATAGCCACAAGCCCGGACATGGCCCCGGAAACGCTCTGGAGGTGGGCTCAGCTCAAGGGGGTGACCGTCATCGGCACGGGGGATGCCGCGCATCCTGGGTGGTTCAAGGAGATGTCGCGCAAACTCGACCATGCCGGCAATGGTCTTTTTGTGCTGCGCGAAGAATTTGAGGACAACACAATACCCCGGTCCTGTGCATCAGAGGTGTTCTTCCTTATCAGCACCGAGATAAGCTGCATCTACAGTAAGAACGGCAGGACCCGGAAGGTCCACTGCATTGTCCTCTTCAATGACATGGAGAGCGCCCTGCGCCTCCAGGGAAGGCTCTCCAGGATTGGGAACATCTCGTCCGACGGGAGACCCATCCTTGGCCTCGACGCAAAGAGGCTCCTTGCGATGGTCATTGACGAGTGCCCCGGGGGTCTCTTCATACCGGCCCACGTCTGGACACCCCATTTCTCCGTCCTCGGTGCCGCTTCGGGTTTCAATTCCCTGGAGGAATGCTTCGAGGAGCTTACCCCCCATATCCACGCCGTCGAAACGGGCCTTTCCTCCGATCCTCCGATGAACTGGCGCGTCTCGGCCCTCGACGGGCTCACCCTCATATCCAACTCCGATGCCCATTCCCCGCAGAAGATCGGAAGAGAGGCAAATATCTTCGACGCCGATCTTTCCTTCGATGCCATAGCCCGGGCCATCAGGACCAGGGAAGGCTTCGAGGGAACCATCGAGTTCTTTCCCGAGGAAGGCAAATACCATTACGACGGCCACCGCCCCTGCAAGACGAGAATGGCGCCGAAAGAGGCCCTCGAGGCGGGTTATCGCTGCCCGGCCTGCGGTAAGAAGGTGACCCTCGGCGTCCTTAACCGCGTTGAGGCCCTGGCCGACAGACGGCCCGGTTTCACACCCGCCGGCGCGAAGCTGTTCCATTCCTTTATCTCCCTGAAAGAGATCATCGCCCACACGCTGAAGGCGGGTGTCCGGACAAAGAAGGTGGATAAGCCCTACTTCGACCTTCTCGAGAAGCTCGGCAACGAACTGGCCATACTCATGAACGCCACCTTCAATGAGATAGCAGGCGCGGGGCATCCCGCTATCGCCCGGGCCATCGAACGGGTACGTGCCGGCAGCGTGGAGATCGAACCCGGCTACGATGGCGAATACGGCAAGATCACGATAGCGGAGGCTTGA
- a CDS encoding MFS transporter, with amino-acid sequence MKNRIPGTGKVFYGWIIVFAAALGTCTGFGTIYSFSVFFKSWIDEFESSRAVLSGILSVAFIVYGLSSIAMGWLSDRYGPRKVIATGGSIMAVGCFLTAFCHHTGILYLTWGLAVGIGVGTCYAPTAATVSKWFIHRKGMAMGILVSGLGMGTLVFSPLSEYLIRSFGWRVAIFVVGLIVLTVCIIEALIIRGDPRDMGLAPLTAVHKNGEKGDPHGGAHHLTMPEHSMTVAEALRTRNMWFIFAIHGLWMIGVGIIMAHFVPYATDEGTNVTTAATMMGSVGAMSVAGRLSLGVLTERWGIKRSFIIILSCQCFTMLLPFFGSSQWQLWMFVVVFGFGYGGLASVFPLATVELFGVKAMGSLFGISLLGATIGGSSGPLLAGFSFDITHSYFTAFAVGATSIGISILLAAGIKKKA; translated from the coding sequence GTGAAAAACAGGATTCCCGGAACAGGGAAAGTCTTCTACGGTTGGATCATAGTCTTTGCCGCCGCGTTGGGAACATGTACCGGATTCGGCACCATCTATTCCTTCAGTGTCTTCTTCAAATCATGGATAGATGAGTTCGAAAGCTCGCGAGCGGTTCTGTCGGGCATTCTCTCCGTGGCCTTCATTGTATACGGCCTCTCCTCCATAGCCATGGGATGGCTCTCGGACAGGTACGGACCCCGAAAGGTGATCGCCACCGGGGGTTCCATCATGGCTGTCGGCTGTTTTCTTACGGCCTTTTGCCATCACACGGGAATCCTCTACCTGACGTGGGGCCTTGCGGTGGGGATCGGGGTCGGCACCTGCTACGCCCCTACGGCTGCCACCGTTTCAAAGTGGTTCATTCACCGCAAGGGGATGGCAATGGGAATTCTCGTTTCCGGCCTGGGAATGGGCACGCTCGTCTTTTCGCCCCTGTCGGAGTATCTCATCCGGTCGTTCGGCTGGCGGGTCGCCATCTTTGTCGTAGGGTTGATCGTATTGACCGTTTGTATCATCGAGGCCCTGATCATCCGGGGAGATCCCCGGGACATGGGGCTCGCGCCCCTTACCGCTGTGCACAAGAATGGCGAGAAGGGGGACCCTCACGGCGGCGCGCATCACCTCACCATGCCGGAACATTCAATGACGGTCGCCGAGGCCCTCAGAACGAGGAACATGTGGTTCATCTTCGCCATACATGGCCTGTGGATGATCGGGGTCGGGATCATCATGGCCCATTTCGTGCCTTACGCCACCGATGAGGGGACAAACGTGACCACGGCGGCGACCATGATGGGATCGGTGGGTGCAATGAGTGTTGCGGGCAGGCTCTCCCTCGGGGTTCTCACGGAGCGCTGGGGAATAAAACGCTCCTTTATCATAATCCTCTCATGCCAGTGCTTCACCATGCTCCTCCCTTTCTTCGGCAGCTCCCAGTGGCAGCTTTGGATGTTCGTTGTCGTCTTCGGTTTCGGTTACGGCGGCCTCGCTTCCGTCTTCCCCCTGGCCACCGTCGAGCTCTTCGGCGTGAAGGCGATGGGCTCCCTCTTCGGCATCTCGCTGCTCGGCGCCACGATAGGCGGCTCATCCGGACCGCTCCTCGCCGGCTTTTCCTTTGACATAACCCACTCCTACTTCACCGCCTTCGCAGTCGGGGCAACTTCCATAGGTATAAGCATCCTGCTGGCGGCAGGGATCAAAAAGAAAGCTTAA
- a CDS encoding (deoxy)nucleoside triphosphate pyrophosphohydrolase gives MILIARRKRAFMGNNWEFPGGKLEDNETLEECLKREIREELGIDIAVGKLISSRKHVLNCQSAIILYAYRAEYVSGEIVLTDHDEIAWVAPEDLQRYAFPDPDWLIVKDILKTP, from the coding sequence ATGATACTCATCGCGCGGAGAAAACGCGCCTTCATGGGAAACAACTGGGAATTCCCGGGGGGCAAACTGGAAGACAACGAAACCCTGGAAGAGTGCCTGAAACGGGAGATCCGGGAAGAGCTTGGCATCGACATTGCCGTGGGAAAGCTCATCTCCTCCAGGAAACATGTCCTCAACTGCCAGTCGGCCATCATCCTTTACGCCTACCGCGCGGAGTATGTCTCCGGCGAGATCGTCCTTACCGACCACGACGAGATCGCCTGGGTCGCCCCCGAAGACCTCCAGAGATACGCCTTCCCCGACCCGGACTGGCTGATCGTGAAGGATATATTGAAGACACCTTAA
- a CDS encoding 4Fe-4S binding protein yields the protein MPNRAAAPNEHSESMTNLRAALTALPMMFVTFIILSGGKVPHDARHLFAFFAVFVFINTLFFLMLRTGRTDRWRAILFVVFAAAFVISFISHYVEVRGSMALSESEMLECRTPFCHIVIPMTIIPMALTRTIIFPGTMTGVYAAIASMFIIWIGAALSLGRGFCGWGCFLGGWDDGFSRILKKPLIRNIGEKWHYLSFAVLLAVVLTSAAMLSPTYCEWLCPYKTVTEYVQVTSVKTLLQMIIFLSLFAGLVVILPVLTKRRIQCGLFCPFGAFQSFTNKISPFEVRVDKDLCV from the coding sequence ATGCCGAACCGTGCCGCCGCCCCCAACGAACACAGCGAATCAATGACAAATCTGAGGGCCGCTCTTACCGCCCTGCCCATGATGTTCGTAACCTTTATCATACTCTCCGGCGGAAAGGTTCCTCATGACGCGCGGCATCTTTTCGCCTTTTTCGCAGTCTTCGTCTTTATCAACACCCTTTTCTTCCTCATGCTCAGAACAGGCCGCACGGACCGATGGCGGGCGATCCTTTTTGTGGTCTTCGCGGCCGCCTTTGTCATCTCCTTCATTTCCCATTACGTAGAGGTACGGGGAAGCATGGCCTTGAGCGAATCGGAAATGCTGGAATGCAGGACCCCCTTCTGCCATATCGTCATCCCCATGACGATCATTCCCATGGCACTGACGAGAACCATCATCTTCCCGGGGACCATGACCGGGGTCTACGCGGCGATCGCCAGCATGTTCATCATCTGGATCGGGGCGGCGCTTTCCCTGGGCAGGGGTTTTTGCGGGTGGGGATGTTTTCTGGGCGGATGGGACGACGGTTTTTCGCGGATCCTGAAAAAGCCTCTCATCAGGAACATCGGGGAAAAGTGGCATTACCTATCCTTCGCCGTCCTTCTCGCCGTCGTCCTCACGTCGGCGGCCATGCTTTCGCCAACATACTGCGAGTGGCTTTGCCCCTACAAGACCGTCACTGAATATGTGCAGGTCACATCGGTCAAGACGCTCCTCCAGATGATCATATTCCTCTCGCTTTTTGCGGGCCTTGTCGTAATACTACCCGTTCTCACGAAGAGGCGGATCCAGTGCGGGCTTTTCTGCCCCTTCGGAGCCTTCCAGTCTTTCACGAACAAGATAAGCCCCTTTGAGGTGCGCGTGGACAAGGACCTCTGCGTGAA
- a CDS encoding amidophosphoribosyltransferase, translating to MSGIFGFIGRGNAFVEVRSGLENLSHRGQESWGIVSGLRDGSFSEARGLGSVFQSPPLSRSYFGSVAIGQVRYPTAGETNVRNSQPIVGSFKKEKIAVVHNGHIPGYKRLVEELGGLFQTETDTEVILQKIARMEGADLLEKVEKTLRFLGRQAAFSVIILHNGSLIAARDPFGFRPLSIARRGEDGDYAWAIASETCAFHGQFEWIGDVEPGQMVVLDGKDIRHISFASPDPHPCIVECLDYASPASQVFSRSCYEFREKIGVKLAKTEAEKADIVVPIPRAAIPAGLGFHDTTGIPFKVAISTVGEIGRVFVISKEKDRFGQAEKKFQVNGELVKGKEVFLIDSLLVRGSTAMVLIPKLREAGATKIHMRLTAPPPRFPCLMGMAMAKPGELLAENRTDEQLRKLIGADTFRYLKTEELRELMGTQFCDACFTGEYPFSV from the coding sequence ATGAGTGGAATCTTCGGGTTTATCGGCAGGGGCAATGCGTTTGTCGAAGTGAGGTCCGGCCTCGAGAATCTCTCCCACAGGGGACAAGAAAGTTGGGGTATTGTTTCAGGTCTGAGGGACGGTTCTTTCTCGGAGGCGCGGGGGTTGGGATCAGTTTTCCAGTCTCCCCCCTTAAGTCGATCCTATTTTGGATCGGTGGCAATTGGCCAGGTCCGCTATCCCACTGCGGGAGAAACAAACGTGAGAAATAGCCAGCCCATAGTCGGAAGCTTCAAGAAGGAAAAGATCGCTGTCGTCCATAATGGTCATATTCCCGGGTACAAACGGTTGGTGGAGGAACTCGGCGGTCTCTTCCAGACAGAGACGGATACCGAGGTGATCCTGCAAAAGATTGCCCGAATGGAAGGCGCGGACTTGCTTGAAAAAGTCGAGAAGACGCTGAGATTTCTGGGCCGGCAGGCGGCCTTCAGCGTCATAATTCTCCATAACGGGAGCCTGATCGCCGCCCGGGACCCCTTCGGGTTTAGACCTCTTTCCATCGCCAGAAGAGGTGAGGATGGCGATTATGCGTGGGCAATAGCCTCTGAAACATGCGCTTTTCACGGTCAGTTTGAGTGGATAGGTGATGTCGAACCAGGTCAAATGGTGGTTCTCGATGGAAAGGACATAAGACACATTTCCTTTGCGTCCCCCGATCCTCACCCCTGCATCGTTGAATGTCTTGATTACGCCTCTCCGGCCAGCCAGGTTTTTTCGAGAAGCTGTTATGAGTTCAGGGAGAAGATCGGCGTAAAGCTGGCAAAAACAGAGGCTGAAAAAGCTGACATTGTTGTTCCCATTCCGCGAGCTGCCATTCCTGCCGGCCTGGGTTTTCATGACACCACGGGAATCCCCTTTAAGGTGGCCATAAGCACCGTGGGCGAGATCGGCAGAGTATTTGTGATCTCCAAAGAAAAAGACAGGTTCGGCCAGGCTGAAAAAAAGTTTCAGGTCAATGGGGAACTGGTGAAAGGGAAAGAAGTATTTCTGATCGATTCCCTTTTAGTCCGGGGTTCAACGGCCATGGTCTTGATCCCGAAATTGCGTGAGGCGGGGGCAACGAAGATTCATATGCGTTTGACAGCACCGCCCCCACGCTTTCCCTGTCTAATGGGAATGGCAATGGCCAAGCCCGGGGAGTTATTGGCCGAAAACCGGACTGACGAGCAACTGAGAAAATTGATAGGCGCAGACACTTTCAGATATCTGAAGACCGAAGAACTGAGAGAGCTGATGGGTACACAATTCTGCGATGCCTGCTTTACCGGAGAATACCCTTTTTCGGTTTGA
- a CDS encoding PaaI family thioesterase — protein MNGRLPAYKKSFFLSPDREDGLQLEIYHEDGIVYSDLSIDNRFEGYAEVLHGGMIFGILDVIIWYAIVMKTRIVAMTRKAEMEFFKPIMCSTPYRAKAQMLTIEERDVLATAWVEDAAGDVYARMNAVFREGKGFEMDAFVDRFDFSTTTPAIREYFLSLLETGNG, from the coding sequence ATGAACGGCAGACTTCCGGCATACAAAAAATCCTTCTTCTTAAGCCCCGACAGGGAAGACGGGCTCCAGCTCGAGATATACCACGAAGACGGCATCGTTTACTCTGACCTGTCTATCGACAACCGTTTCGAAGGTTATGCCGAGGTACTCCACGGCGGCATGATCTTCGGGATCCTCGATGTCATCATCTGGTATGCGATCGTCATGAAGACCAGGATCGTCGCCATGACGAGAAAGGCGGAAATGGAGTTCTTCAAGCCCATCATGTGCAGCACCCCCTACCGTGCAAAGGCGCAGATGTTAACAATCGAGGAAAGAGACGTCCTTGCTACGGCCTGGGTAGAGGACGCAGCGGGCGACGTCTATGCCCGGATGAACGCCGTCTTCCGCGAGGGCAAGGGTTTCGAAATGGACGCCTTCGTAGACCGCTTCGACTTCTCGACGACAACACCGGCGATAAGGGAGTATTTTTTGTCACTGCTGGAGACGGGCAACGGGTGA
- a CDS encoding sulfite exporter TauE/SafE family protein yields the protein MDAFFLGLSNGVACIGYCAPVLVPYLIGERSGIIANASIVARFLLGRLAGYLAFSIIAFAFQASLSGSPSARNGLVGSSYIILSVLLVLYGFRQRPDSTLCAARRSDRLLSRAVRLWPPLAPAVLGLLTGLTLCPPFLIAFAAAVDKTSLMGSVVFFMLFFCGTSVFFLPFPLIGSLKRLGILSTVGKLAAGIVGIYYFYAGLVLLLGAIR from the coding sequence ATGGATGCCTTTTTTCTCGGACTTTCGAACGGCGTCGCCTGCATCGGCTACTGCGCCCCCGTCCTGGTCCCCTATCTCATCGGAGAACGTTCCGGCATCATTGCAAATGCAAGCATCGTAGCTCGTTTCCTCCTGGGGCGCCTGGCGGGTTACCTCGCCTTTTCCATCATTGCCTTCGCATTCCAGGCCTCTCTTTCAGGCTCCCCTTCCGCACGCAATGGCCTCGTTGGATCTTCCTATATCATACTCTCCGTTCTCCTTGTGCTCTACGGGTTCCGGCAGAGGCCGGACTCGACGCTCTGTGCGGCCCGGCGTTCAGATCGGCTTCTGTCCCGTGCGGTCCGGCTGTGGCCGCCCCTCGCTCCGGCGGTCCTCGGCCTTCTGACGGGGCTTACCCTCTGTCCGCCCTTTTTGATCGCTTTTGCGGCTGCCGTCGATAAGACAAGCCTTATGGGCAGTGTCGTCTTCTTCATGCTCTTCTTTTGCGGCACATCTGTCTTTTTTCTCCCTTTTCCGCTCATCGGTTCCTTGAAGCGGCTCGGCATTCTGTCAACCGTCGGGAAGCTTGCCGCCGGGATCGTCGGCATCTATTATTTTTATGCTGGCCTCGTTCTCCTTCTTGGTGCTATAAGATAG